The Acholeplasma laidlawii PG-8A DNA window TGTTTAGGATTATTAGCTGGATGTGAAAACAGTATGTATAAGGAAGTTGATTTTGGTGGAACATTCTCAAGTCCGGGAATTAACATTGAACCCTTACTAATTAAGGAATACGATGAATTAGTTTCCTTATTTAATGAGTATGAGATTGAGTGGGAAAATGGATTGGCAATATGGGAGCGATATGATAAAGGTTATTTTAAGAATAAGGCACTAATAATTTATGTCTTTGGGGTTTCTGGCGATGTAGAACCCCTTATAACAATTGATGGAGTGCAAGTTGATGATAATATTATTAAAGTTTTACTTGTTCAGCACGGAACAACAACTGGACTTGCATATTTCCAAAAAAACCTTGTCATAGAAGTAACCAAAAGTTTTATTGGTAAGACAACTAGTGTAGAAGTTGATATCAAAGTTAAATAAGAAACATATTAAAGAGGATTTGTCTATGAGAAATGGTAATAAAGCCACAAATAAGATTAAGATATACATTGTGAGATTTTATTATCAGGGTCAAGTATCAGAGGTTTTCATATGGTATTTAGAGTAATCACAAACAGACTAAGTATATAGAAAATATCGTTCTTCTCGAGTTAAAATAACATAGTAAATTACAAAGTGTATAAATAAACAGCCATATCGCATAGTAATATGGCTGTTTTTCTATATCGATAGGTGAAATATAATTTAGAGAAAATTATAGATAATCATATCTAATTATTTCAATACAAACTTAAACTAAAATTCTGCTTTTGTAAGCTTATACTCCCTAATGAATTCACCGTATCGTATTTTAAAAGAGATTTCAATCATTCAAATAAACTTTTTAGTTTTTGGTGCGAAGGTTATTAGTCTATAAAAACAAAAACTTCTTAATTGATACATCTTTTTCTATTATAAATATGTATTGAATTGCTAAAAGAACACATAAATTTTGAATATATGTTCATTTAAGATATAATGGTCTATGATCAATCATTTATGCGTGATGACAATATAAAAAAGAGGTTTTACAATGAAAAAAATGTTTGTTTTTGATTATGATGGGACTTACTACAGGAATAATGAAGAACTTCAAAACAACATAAAACTTATGAATAGTGCACGAAAAAAGGGGCATTTACTTGTTATTGCAACAGGAAGAAGTTATGTAAGTTTTATGAAAGAAGTAGAGAAATTTAATATTGACTATGACTATCTAATCTTATCTAGTGGTGCATTAATAATAGATAAAAATGAGCATATCATAGGTTCATATATGATGGATTTAAATCTAGTAAAAGGTGTTAACAAATTACTAGAACCGTATCATGCGAGTTTACAATCTCAAATGTATATAGATGAGTTCATGAATAGTGAAATATTATCTCAACTTAATCAAGTCATTAAAATGACCTATACCTTTAATAAAGGTGATATCTGTTATGAGATTCAACAATCAGTTAATACATACACCCATGAAGAATTTAAAACATATGTCGTTGCTGGTACATCTTATGATTATGTAGAAATTATTTCATCTAAGACAAATAAGGCTGTAGCTATACTAGATTTACTAAAACATATTCAAGAAGACTACACAATAGTTGCTGCAGGTGATAGTGAAAATGATGTTGAGATGCTTATTGAATTTGATGGTTATTTAATGAACAATCATGATCCTAGACTGGATACCTACCGATTAAGAATTGTTGATTCTATAGAATCCATTGTAAAAAAAGAAATTTAATCCCAACTTAAAACAACTCCAATTATGATAAATCTTAGCGATTTATGCATCATTGGGGTTGTTTTTGAAGTCAAATAGCATAATATTTTATAAAGTTTTGGTAATATAAAATAAGTCTATAAAATAGAAATGGAATTATCAATGAAGAAAACACCCAAAGAAGTGAGATTAAGGCATCAAGTCTTAACAAGACTCATTGTACCCTTTGTTAGAATATATATAGTGATCAAATACAAGTTATCCTTTAAAAAATATAAGGCTTTAAATAAAAAGGGTCCTTTTATTGTTTTAGCCAATCATACAGTTAATATTGACCCTATGATCATGGGGATGCAATTCCCATTTCATCTATACTACATTGCTACTGAGCAAGTATTTAATTTAGGCTTCTTATCAAAAGTTATTAAGTTTATTGTAAATCCGATTAAAAAATCTAAATCCGTTTCAGATATGGAAACAATTAGAAAAACCAAAAGAATTGTTCAACAAGGTGGTTCAATAGGTATTTTTCCTGAAGGGAATACCAGTTATAGTGGCCAAACGGTACAGATTATGCCTGCCACAGTTAAACTGATTAAAATGCTTAAAATTCCCGTTATTATTATGAATATTAAGGGTATGTACTTAAGTTACCCAAGATGGGCAATTTATAAGAAAAAAGGTAAAACAGAGACATTTATTAAGAAAATTATACTGCCTGAAACATATCTTGAAATGTCAGATGAAGATTTATTTTATGAGATCGAAGAGCATCTATATGTTGATGCCTATGCTGATCAAGAAACTTCAGGTCATCTTTATAAAGGGAAACATATCGCGCATGGTCTTGAAAAATTAATCTTTATGGATTTAGTAAGTAACAAGCCTTTTGTTACATACTCAAAAGGCGATAAACTGAAATCACATGATAGTGATTTTGAATTAACGTATTTACCTACTGGTAAAGTAATAGATAAGGATAATCAGTTACATACCTTAGTTGAAATGGAAAGATTAGTTAAAATAGCCTATTTTAATTACTATAAGGAAACTAAAGAATCTTTATTACTTGAAGAAGAAGTTCAATTAGTAAAGTCATTTGCTACACATAAAGAAAAACTAGGAAAATACACATTAAAACTCTTTAAAGAAAAACTATCTCTTATAAGTAGTGATCATACCTTAGATTTCTCATTTGATGAAGTCATTAATATTGTGATGCAAGGTAAGTATCAAGTGATTATTTATTTACCTAATGAGACTTACATGATGAGATTAGATGATTATTCTAGTATCTATAAATACGTATTAACCTATCAGTATTATAAATATATTAAAGATGGAGGAATATCAATCGATGACAAGCATTTTAACTTCGGCATTTGATACATGGTCATTTATATTATGGTTTGCAATTTTATCACTCGTGATGATGTTTGGAAACGTTATAAGAAGAAAGGTCAAGTTTTTTAGAAATCTTTTATTTCCTACTGCAATTATTGCAGGGTTTTTAGGTTTAGGTGTTAAATACTTATGGTACTATTTACCAGATATTGTAAACTTTTTTTCAACAACATATACATCAGATTTTTTAGTATCAGCAAAATCTAATGTCATTGATTTTAATAATTATCTTCAAGTAATTACCTACCATGCACTCGCATTAGGGTTCATTGCTATGGGGTTAAAGACTGTTAAAGATAGTAAGACTAGAAAATATAAAGGAAAACCTATAAAAACTGGACTTCTCATAGTTAATACATATTTACTTCAAGGTATTATTGGTTTAGTATTTACGATCATTTTAGGTTATGTGTTTACAACCGTAGCACCTTATAGTGGTCTATTATTACCGATGGGGTTTGGACAAGGGCCGGGACAAGCTAATAATATCGGTGGTATTTTTGAGGCAAATGGTTTTGTTGGTGGCCAAGCATTTGGTCTTGCTATATCAACTATCGGCTTTATTTGTGCATCTACTGTAGGTATTTTCTATATTAACCGAAGAGCCAAAGAGGGTATAATTAAACGCGCAAGTCAAGAAGCTAGTCAGACACTTGAAAGCACGGTGGTTGAAGGTTCTGAAGAAATTCCAGTAAGCGAAGCAATCGATAAAATGAGTATCCAAATCATTTTTATATTTGTTGTCTATGCTATGGCTTGGGTCTTTATGAGTCTTTTAACAAAACTGATTGGTAATACATCAAGTTTTCAACAAAGTATGGTAAGTTTGGTTTGGGGTTTTAATTTCATTTTTGCTATGTTATTTGCTATTGTATTTAAATTAGGTTTAAAATATATTACTAAAAAAGGCTGGATGAAGAGAAAGTACACGAATGAATACATGTTAAACCGTTTATCTGGTGTATTATTTGATTTTATGGTTGTAGCGTCCCTGATGTCCATTAATATTGAAGCATTAGTGGATACCGGCTTACTCTTAACGCTATTTATTATCACTACAGTTGGTGTGTTTGCAACATATTATTACTTAAGTTATACAACTAAGAAAATTTATCCTGATTACACGATACAAGCGTTTGCTACACTCTTTGGTAACCTAACTGGTACTGCACCTAATGGTATTGCACTCTTAAGAGAAATAGATCCTAATTTTGAAACACCTGCAGCAGATGATTTGGTTACAGGATCATCAGCGGCTGTTATGTTTGGTGCACCATTATTAATTATTACAGGTATTATTTATATGCCAGAGTGGTATTATTTATGGATATCTTTTATAGCACTAGTAATTTTCTTTGTTGTATTCAATTATTTTATGCTTAAAGAAAAGAAAAAATAACCTTTGAATGAAGTAAAACACTATAACTTGCTCAGCTTTAAGTTATAGTGTTTTTTTTTGATTATAAAATATTTCACTTAATTGTTTGACTTTTAGTAAATTGGACTATAATGATAGTATACACTATAAACTAATGGTAGGTAAAAGCATATGAAAGAAACCAAAGAAGTATTCTTAAAACAGTTACAAACAATTTCGAAACTAGACATGATGAAGCATTTAACGCCGTTTTTATATGGTGAAGACGCTATGTTGTTAAAACTTTATGTAAATGAAGCGACAACGCCTAAACTCATGGCAGAGACATTGGGGATTACTAAAGGTAGAGTCACTGCACTCATGAACAGTCTAAGAAAAAAAGACTATATCTCAGTAATTGTAAACAAAGAAGATGCAAGATCCTATAACTTAGAGTTAACGCCAAAAGGGTCATCATATATTGAAGGTCGATTTAATTTTATTAGTAATTATTTTGATACCTTGCTAGATTATATCGGTTTAGAAGAATCGAAAGCTTTGATTATGTTATTAGAAGTTGTAATTGATAAAGTTAAAACATTCGAGGTGAAATAATATGGTAAAAATGATCGATGTTACTAAAAAATATGTTCTAGGTGAACAAGTCATTATCGCAAACGATAATGTAAGTTTTAGCGTAAATGAAGGCGAATTATGCGTCATTTTAGGACCTAGTGGTGCAGGTAAGACAACGATACTTAATATATTAGGTGGCATGGATGTTGCAAGCTCAGGTCAAATCATCATTGATGATAAGGATATTACTAAATTCAACTCAAAACAGCTCACCAATTATAGACGTCATGATGTGGGCTTTGTGTTTCAGTTTTATAATTTAATGCCTCAACTTACAGCACTTGATAATGTAGAAATTGCATCAGAAATAGGAAAAGATCCTTTAGATGCTAAAGAAGTACTCATTTCTGTAGGCCTAAAGGATAGAATGCATAATTTCCCTTCTCAATTATCTGGTGGTGAACAACAAAGAGTATCGATTGCACGTGCGATTGCTAAGAATCCTAAGATACTGCTTTGTGATGAGCCAACGGGTGCACTAGATATAGAAACCGGTAAACAAATTTTAGAATTACTCTACAATACTTCTAAAAATTTTAATAAAACTGTCATTATCGTGACACACAATCAAGCAATCGCAGAAATTGCTGATAGAGTTATCACGGTTAAAAATGGCCATGTTGCTTCCAATAAACATCAATCCAAACCAAAACAAATACATGAGGTTAAATGGTAATGAAAGCTTATCCTAAACTCATTTTAAGGGATTTTAAGAAGTTATACTCTAAGTTTGTAGCAATCGTATTCATTGTTGCTATTGGGGTTGCTTTTTTAGTTGGTTTACTTACAACTGCACCGAATATGAGACATACGATTGATAAGTTCTATAAAGATACCAATACCGCAGATGTGGTGATTCAAAAACATACACCTTTTACCAGTGAAGAAATCTTAAATATTTCAAACCACTATTTAGTATCAGAGGTGATGCCGTATTTTATGATAGATGAACCCATCATAGTAGATGATATTTATCATATGTCTAGAATAGTATTACTAGATTTTAGAGAAGGTGTGACCATGAACAGGCTCACCCTTGTTGAAGGTAGATTACCTGAACTCAATGGTGATGTTATAGAAGTTGTTGTAGAAGAAAGTCAAGCCTATTTATTAGATATACCGATTGGATTTACAACAACAGTTCAAGGAAAAACATTTGAAGTTGTTGGTATTGTAAACCATCCTTGGTATTTTGCATATGTTCAAGAAATATCACCTTTAAGTGGTAGACCCATTGAATCTATGATTTATGTTGACCAAACTTTTTTAGATGAGACTACCTACACACATGTTTCAATCAAACTAAAAGGCACTGAACAACATAATAGTTTTAGTGGTGATTATCAAACTTTTATTGATAATAGAATTGAGATTCTAACAGAAAGTTATCCTGATTATATATTTACAACAAGATTTCAAAATCAAAGTTTTGTTAAATTTAATTCAGATGTCAAAATTGTAGAAGTCATTTCTATTATATTCCCACTATTTTTCTTTTTAATTGCTGTATTAGTAACAATGTCTTCCATGACACGTATTATTGCTGATCAAAGAATTCAAATTGGTACCTTAAGATCACTTGGATATTCAAAAATAAAAATTATTACTAAATATATCCTCTATGTGCTCTTAGCATCTGGTATTGGGGTTTTACTAGGTATAGGTATTGGAATCTATTCCATTCCATTTATTGCATACAATGCTTATGTAGTTGCCTATAACTTACCACCATTAAGTATTGAGTATCATTTCATGTATATCACCTTAATTTCATCAACTATGATTTTATCAGTTCTGATTGTAACCTACTTTAGTGTGGTAAATGTCCTTAAAGAGGCACCATCAAACCTACTTAGACATAAATCCCCTAAAGCCGGTAAAAAGATTTTATTAGAGCGGTTTACATTCATTTGGAAACGACTTAAGTTTAAATATAAATCCACATTTAGAAATATTTTTAGACAAAAAAGAAATCTATTTTTAATGCTCGTTGGTATATCTGGTTCTACCGCTCTTTTATTAGCAGGTTTTGGTATTAAAGATGCTGTGGAACTATCAGGGGATGCACAGTTTAATCAAATGTATAATTTTGATATGGAATTAGGTGTACTTCCTAATGAGACAAACATTACCTTAATAGAAGCAAACGACAAACTTAATTTAATGATACAGGTAGCATACTTTGATGAAACAGATTACATCAATCTGATTGTGCCTGAAACCTATGATGAAATGAATGATTTCTTAAGTTTTAGAGACACAAAGGATAAATCAATTGAGTTTAAATCAGATAGTGTATTTGTGACTAAACAGTTTGCATTAGATCATAATATCCACGTAGGTGACCTCATTAGTTTAGAGGTCAATGATGTCACATCTAACTTTACAGTAACTGGTGTTGTAGCATACTATTTTGGGAACAACATTTATATATCTAATGAGCTCATTGAAGATGTATTCAGTTTGTATCTTAATAAAATTTATCTGAAACTACCAAACTTTAGTAAATTAGACATGAATCAACTTCAAAACTCACTCAATGATTTGGATAATGTAGTTCATGTACAAACAAAAGATGATTTAATGGCATCATTTAAACAAACCTCATCGAGTATGAATAGTGTTATTATATTACTTGTTATTTTTGCCAGTGTCTTGTCTATTATCATCAACTATAATTTAACGCTTATTAATATAAGTACTAGACATAAAGAAATGGCAACGCTTAAAGTACTCGGCTACGATGAAAAAGAAGTATCTGGTTATATATTTAGAGAAACATTCATGATTTCTAGTGTCGCCATCCTAATTGGTCTTATATTAGGTAGATCACTTCAATACTTTATTATCAGTCAAATTAATGTCGATGGTATTATTCTAAAAAATGATATATATCTATTAAGTTATCTTTATACAGCGTTACTATCGATTGTTTATTTACTCATTGTTTATGTATCATCTATACCTAAGATTAGAAAAATAGATATGTTAGAAGCTTTAAAATCTTTCGAATAATCAAATTGGTCAATTACTTGGTATAATAGGCGTAGTATGTAAATACTAAGCATTAGGGGAGAAACTATATGAAGTCTAAAGATCAGGCAATTGATTCTGAATTGAGACTCACAGGTAAATTTATTCGTTTTTTTACGCCTTCGTTTAAAGTAGGAACATTAAAACTTGCAAAAAAACTTATGGGTGCTTTAAAAGGTAAAGCACCAGCAAAACTCTTTTATGAAGAAGTACATATACCGAGACTAGATGGAACACTTTTAAGACTGACTATATATGCACCAATAAAAAGAAAATATAATGCACCAGGACTTCTTTATATGCATGGTGGTGGTTACGGTTTAGGTATTCCTGAGATGAATGAGAAGTTATTTAAACTGCTCATTGATGAAACAGGTTGTGTCATTATTTCACCAGATTACACTTTATCTGTTGAAAAACCATATCCAGCAGCTATAGATGATTGTTATCTAGCGCTTTTATGGATGAAGAAAAATCATTTACGTTACATGATTAATCCGAATCAACTCATGATTGCAGGTGATTCTGCAGGTGGTGGCTTAACGGCAGCATTGGCACTACTTGCTAGAGACAAAAATGAAGTTCAAATTGCATTTCAAATGCCACTTTATCCAATGATTGATGATCGTATGAACACACCATCATCAATTGATAATGATGATCCAGTGTGGAACTCTAAGCAAAACAAACTTGCTTGGGAACTTTATTTGGGTGAATTATTTGGTAAAGATGAAGTACCTTATTATGCGGCACCAGCAAGAGCTCAAAATTTAAAGAATTTACCACCAACGATGACCTATGTTGGAAGTGTAGAACCTTTTTTAGATGAAACAAGAGATTTTGTAACAAGACTCAAACTACAAGGCAACGACGTTAATTTCAAGATTTTTGAAGGTGGATATCACGCATTTGATATCCTAAGTGATAAAACTCAAATTGGCATTGCTGCTAAGAATTATTTACTAGACAATTTTAAATATGCAATAAAAAATCACTTTAAGGAAAATAAGAACATATGAGCACATTAACATTTAACATCGAAGATAAATATGTAGGTATTACAATTAGAGAATACCTTCAAACTTATAACGTAGGAAAACCCGTAATCTATAAGTATTCTTCAAACCACTTGTTTGAAGTCAATTTTAAGGCTGTAAATTCAGAATATAGACTAAAAAAAGGTGATGTCTTAAACATTCACCTTGAACCTTATGTCATGAATGACATAGAAGACGTAGAACTAGATATTATTTATGAAGATGATGACATTGTCATCGTGAATAAACCATTTAATGTCATTGTACACGATGACGGTGCATCTGAAGATCATTTAACTAGACGCGTCAATATGCATTTTCAATATCATGGATACCATCACCAAGTATTACCAGCACATCGTATTGACAAAGAAACAACAGGTATTGTTGTTTTTGCAAAGCACTTTATCGCGCTTGCGTACCTTTCTAATTTATTTGAATCTAGACAAGTCGTTAAAAACTATATTTGTGTCGTTGAAAATAAAGTAAAAGATAAAACTGGATCTATTGAATCTAAGTTAATCAAAGACAGTAAACTACAAAAAATGGTTGTTTCACCACATGGTAAACTAGCGATAACACACTATGAATTACTGGGTTATGAAGCAACACGCTCAAGACTCAAGGTCCAAATTGAAACAGGACGTACACACCAAATTAGAGCTCATATGGCAAGTATTAATCATCCAGTAGTAGGAGATATATTATATGGTGTAAGTAGTTCAAGACTTTTATTACATTTTAGTGAAATATCATTTCCAATGATACGTACAAAAAAGGTTGAACACTTTGTGTCCAACCCACCATTCTAATGGTTAATTTTATCGTTTAATTCTTTTAATTCGTCACTTGTTAGATAACGCCAATAACCAACTGGTAAATCACCTAAGGTTAAGTGCATAATTCT harbors:
- a CDS encoding alpha/beta hydrolase; translated protein: MKSKDQAIDSELRLTGKFIRFFTPSFKVGTLKLAKKLMGALKGKAPAKLFYEEVHIPRLDGTLLRLTIYAPIKRKYNAPGLLYMHGGGYGLGIPEMNEKLFKLLIDETGCVIISPDYTLSVEKPYPAAIDDCYLALLWMKKNHLRYMINPNQLMIAGDSAGGGLTAALALLARDKNEVQIAFQMPLYPMIDDRMNTPSSIDNDDPVWNSKQNKLAWELYLGELFGKDEVPYYAAPARAQNLKNLPPTMTYVGSVEPFLDETRDFVTRLKLQGNDVNFKIFEGGYHAFDILSDKTQIGIAAKNYLLDNFKYAIKNHFKENKNI
- a CDS encoding HAD family hydrolase, coding for MKKMFVFDYDGTYYRNNEELQNNIKLMNSARKKGHLLVIATGRSYVSFMKEVEKFNIDYDYLILSSGALIIDKNEHIIGSYMMDLNLVKGVNKLLEPYHASLQSQMYIDEFMNSEILSQLNQVIKMTYTFNKGDICYEIQQSVNTYTHEEFKTYVVAGTSYDYVEIISSKTNKAVAILDLLKHIQEDYTIVAAGDSENDVEMLIEFDGYLMNNHDPRLDTYRLRIVDSIESIVKKEI
- a CDS encoding Na+/glutamate symporter, with the protein product MTSILTSAFDTWSFILWFAILSLVMMFGNVIRRKVKFFRNLLFPTAIIAGFLGLGVKYLWYYLPDIVNFFSTTYTSDFLVSAKSNVIDFNNYLQVITYHALALGFIAMGLKTVKDSKTRKYKGKPIKTGLLIVNTYLLQGIIGLVFTIILGYVFTTVAPYSGLLLPMGFGQGPGQANNIGGIFEANGFVGGQAFGLAISTIGFICASTVGIFYINRRAKEGIIKRASQEASQTLESTVVEGSEEIPVSEAIDKMSIQIIFIFVVYAMAWVFMSLLTKLIGNTSSFQQSMVSLVWGFNFIFAMLFAIVFKLGLKYITKKGWMKRKYTNEYMLNRLSGVLFDFMVVASLMSINIEALVDTGLLLTLFIITTVGVFATYYYLSYTTKKIYPDYTIQAFATLFGNLTGTAPNGIALLREIDPNFETPAADDLVTGSSAAVMFGAPLLIITGIIYMPEWYYLWISFIALVIFFVVFNYFMLKEKKK
- a CDS encoding MarR family winged helix-turn-helix transcriptional regulator, with translation MKETKEVFLKQLQTISKLDMMKHLTPFLYGEDAMLLKLYVNEATTPKLMAETLGITKGRVTALMNSLRKKDYISVIVNKEDARSYNLELTPKGSSYIEGRFNFISNYFDTLLDYIGLEESKALIMLLEVVIDKVKTFEVK
- a CDS encoding ABC transporter permease; translation: MVMKAYPKLILRDFKKLYSKFVAIVFIVAIGVAFLVGLLTTAPNMRHTIDKFYKDTNTADVVIQKHTPFTSEEILNISNHYLVSEVMPYFMIDEPIIVDDIYHMSRIVLLDFREGVTMNRLTLVEGRLPELNGDVIEVVVEESQAYLLDIPIGFTTTVQGKTFEVVGIVNHPWYFAYVQEISPLSGRPIESMIYVDQTFLDETTYTHVSIKLKGTEQHNSFSGDYQTFIDNRIEILTESYPDYIFTTRFQNQSFVKFNSDVKIVEVISIIFPLFFFLIAVLVTMSSMTRIIADQRIQIGTLRSLGYSKIKIITKYILYVLLASGIGVLLGIGIGIYSIPFIAYNAYVVAYNLPPLSIEYHFMYITLISSTMILSVLIVTYFSVVNVLKEAPSNLLRHKSPKAGKKILLERFTFIWKRLKFKYKSTFRNIFRQKRNLFLMLVGISGSTALLLAGFGIKDAVELSGDAQFNQMYNFDMELGVLPNETNITLIEANDKLNLMIQVAYFDETDYINLIVPETYDEMNDFLSFRDTKDKSIEFKSDSVFVTKQFALDHNIHVGDLISLEVNDVTSNFTVTGVVAYYFGNNIYISNELIEDVFSLYLNKIYLKLPNFSKLDMNQLQNSLNDLDNVVHVQTKDDLMASFKQTSSSMNSVIILLVIFASVLSIIINYNLTLINISTRHKEMATLKVLGYDEKEVSGYIFRETFMISSVAILIGLILGRSLQYFIISQINVDGIILKNDIYLLSYLYTALLSIVYLLIVYVSSIPKIRKIDMLEALKSFE
- a CDS encoding ABC transporter ATP-binding protein, with amino-acid sequence MVKMIDVTKKYVLGEQVIIANDNVSFSVNEGELCVILGPSGAGKTTILNILGGMDVASSGQIIIDDKDITKFNSKQLTNYRRHDVGFVFQFYNLMPQLTALDNVEIASEIGKDPLDAKEVLISVGLKDRMHNFPSQLSGGEQQRVSIARAIAKNPKILLCDEPTGALDIETGKQILELLYNTSKNFNKTVIIVTHNQAIAEIADRVITVKNGHVASNKHQSKPKQIHEVKW
- a CDS encoding RluA family pseudouridine synthase, translated to MSTLTFNIEDKYVGITIREYLQTYNVGKPVIYKYSSNHLFEVNFKAVNSEYRLKKGDVLNIHLEPYVMNDIEDVELDIIYEDDDIVIVNKPFNVIVHDDGASEDHLTRRVNMHFQYHGYHHQVLPAHRIDKETTGIVVFAKHFIALAYLSNLFESRQVVKNYICVVENKVKDKTGSIESKLIKDSKLQKMVVSPHGKLAITHYELLGYEATRSRLKVQIETGRTHQIRAHMASINHPVVGDILYGVSSSRLLLHFSEISFPMIRTKKVEHFVSNPPF
- a CDS encoding lysophospholipid acyltransferase family protein, whose translation is MKKTPKEVRLRHQVLTRLIVPFVRIYIVIKYKLSFKKYKALNKKGPFIVLANHTVNIDPMIMGMQFPFHLYYIATEQVFNLGFLSKVIKFIVNPIKKSKSVSDMETIRKTKRIVQQGGSIGIFPEGNTSYSGQTVQIMPATVKLIKMLKIPVIIMNIKGMYLSYPRWAIYKKKGKTETFIKKIILPETYLEMSDEDLFYEIEEHLYVDAYADQETSGHLYKGKHIAHGLEKLIFMDLVSNKPFVTYSKGDKLKSHDSDFELTYLPTGKVIDKDNQLHTLVEMERLVKIAYFNYYKETKESLLLEEEVQLVKSFATHKEKLGKYTLKLFKEKLSLISSDHTLDFSFDEVINIVMQGKYQVIIYLPNETYMMRLDDYSSIYKYVLTYQYYKYIKDGGISIDDKHFNFGI